The Calditerrivibrio nitroreducens DSM 19672 genome window below encodes:
- the xseA gene encoding exodeoxyribonuclease VII large subunit, translating into MAMKILTVSEITKLIKNLIENSFNEVISVQGEISNLSTSPSGHLYFTLKDSGAQIKVALFRKYLALNRGYSPKNGDLVVVTGDITVYEQDGVYQIIAKKIEYSAVGLFYKKFEETKLKLEREGLFDSLRKKQIPLFIKKIAVLTSPSGAAIKDFLKILKDNGVCLKIDLWPVQVQGISAINEIVESIKKVSSHADYDLMILMRGGGSLEDLAIFNEEVIARGLVDCPIPTITAIGHERDVTIVDFVADFRSPTPTAAAGVIVERYRQITDLLFDGEKYIIREMENRLYRSSQRIDNLALRLDKNSPLSKLRRVNTFLALCIETLKNNINLKINELNGRLEYINAMLKKNTPQVKLNLAKKDIFNLEERMKKDFKKRLSSSLDRIIMFESVLKNLDPENLLKKGYCIAFRDKSVITDVKQISLEDNLEIKMKNGYIHTLVVGKKNLEERNG; encoded by the coding sequence ATGGCGATGAAAATTCTAACGGTATCAGAGATAACAAAACTGATTAAAAATCTCATTGAAAATAGTTTCAATGAGGTTATTTCTGTGCAGGGGGAGATTTCAAACCTCTCCACATCCCCTTCGGGACACCTCTATTTTACTCTGAAGGATAGCGGTGCTCAGATAAAGGTTGCTCTCTTTAGAAAATACCTGGCGTTAAACAGAGGTTATAGCCCTAAAAATGGTGATCTGGTCGTGGTGACGGGGGATATAACGGTCTATGAACAGGATGGAGTCTATCAGATTATAGCCAAGAAGATTGAATACAGTGCTGTGGGTTTATTTTATAAAAAATTTGAAGAGACGAAACTTAAGCTGGAGAGGGAGGGGCTATTTGATAGTTTAAGAAAAAAACAGATCCCGCTGTTTATCAAAAAGATTGCTGTCCTCACATCACCTTCGGGGGCTGCAATAAAAGACTTTTTGAAGATCTTAAAAGACAATGGGGTATGTCTAAAGATAGATTTATGGCCTGTGCAGGTGCAGGGTATTTCTGCCATCAATGAGATTGTGGAAAGTATAAAAAAGGTCTCCTCTCATGCTGATTATGATCTAATGATTCTTATGAGGGGTGGTGGATCCCTTGAGGATCTCGCCATATTTAACGAAGAGGTTATCGCAAGGGGATTGGTGGATTGCCCAATACCTACAATTACGGCAATAGGGCACGAAAGGGATGTAACCATCGTTGATTTTGTGGCTGATTTTAGATCTCCCACGCCAACAGCAGCTGCAGGTGTAATTGTTGAGAGGTATAGACAGATCACCGATCTTTTGTTTGATGGGGAAAAATATATTATAAGGGAGATGGAAAATAGATTATATAGAAGTTCCCAGAGGATTGATAATCTTGCTTTGAGACTTGATAAAAATTCCCCTCTGTCAAAACTTAGAAGGGTTAATACATTTTTGGCTTTATGCATTGAGACTCTGAAGAATAATATTAATTTAAAAATAAATGAATTAAATGGTAGACTCGAATATATAAATGCTATGCTAAAAAAGAACACTCCACAGGTTAAACTAAATCTTGCCAAAAAAGATATATTTAATCTTGAAGAGAGGATGAAAAAAGATTTCAAAAAGAGATTATCTTCTTCTCTGGATAGAATTATTATGTTTGAATCGGTGTTAAAGAATCTTGACCCAGAAAATTTGCTAAAGAAAGGTTATTGTATTGCTTTTCGGGATAAATCAGTTATTACCGATGTTAAGCAGATATCTCTGGAAGATAACCTT
- a CDS encoding FtsB family cell division protein gives MRHIIFLILIVGLVFYLVFSTNGFIQYQELIKIKEKYRRESMEYDKRISRLQEEIELLKKDRDYLEMVIKKELSYKKMDEDLYIILNGDENSNGIRDNKTD, from the coding sequence ATGAGGCATATAATCTTTTTGATTTTGATTGTTGGACTTGTCTTTTATCTTGTTTTTAGTACGAATGGATTTATCCAATATCAGGAACTGATAAAGATCAAGGAGAAGTATAGAAGGGAGTCTATGGAATATGACAAGAGGATCTCCAGGCTTCAGGAGGAGATAGAGCTTTTGAAGAAGGACAGAGACTATCTTGAAATGGTAATTAAAAAAGAGCTGAGCTACAAAAAAATGGATGAAGATTTATACATTATATTAAATGGCGATGAAAATTCTAACGGTATCAGAGATAACAAAACTGATTAA
- a CDS encoding GGDEF domain-containing protein translates to MNIKNIANSIGSIVIEGLKEIRGKRVPLTATTLANYLKENEDFHKIFEGIQSTEVIQELRYFLIEKASFFASVLNLQDFIQIKDSLEKDPEGEHLKNHIITIISLVAEYLDKAINVQSRLKSIIDEIVIRFDKTSNTLNSILVENSNILKKDIEEDKKIANELTDVNHLIINESSIEALKSMVLSKVDELSKEISKKIDNKHTALKHLEREKEHVNKELSEYKVKEQELAKLKKELEKYKMESVTDPLTGLFNRKFMMKKIEEEIERLKRYGSKFSVIFLDIDNFKRINDVYGHIVGDFVLKYLANIIKSELRKVDYAFRYGGEEMVILLSETNLENALKFSERLLEIVRNTIFKYKTEDLKITVSIGVAEFKPGETIEQLIERADMAMLKAKQAGKDRVVSG, encoded by the coding sequence ATGAACATTAAAAATATTGCAAATTCCATCGGGTCTATCGTCATAGAGGGATTAAAAGAGATTAGAGGTAAAAGAGTTCCCCTTACCGCCACAACACTGGCAAACTATCTCAAAGAGAATGAAGATTTCCATAAGATTTTTGAAGGGATTCAGAGTACAGAAGTAATACAAGAATTAAGGTATTTTTTGATCGAAAAGGCATCTTTCTTTGCTTCTGTTTTAAACTTACAGGATTTTATTCAAATAAAAGATAGTCTGGAAAAGGATCCGGAAGGTGAACATTTAAAGAATCATATAATAACTATTATCTCCCTTGTGGCTGAATATCTTGATAAGGCAATAAACGTACAGAGTAGACTCAAGAGTATTATTGATGAGATAGTAATCAGATTTGATAAGACCTCAAATACGTTAAATAGTATACTTGTAGAAAACAGCAATATTCTTAAAAAAGATATCGAAGAAGATAAAAAGATTGCAAATGAATTGACGGATGTTAATCATTTAATAATAAATGAATCTTCAATAGAAGCTCTCAAATCAATGGTGTTAAGCAAGGTGGATGAACTATCAAAAGAGATTTCAAAAAAGATTGATAACAAACACACAGCTTTAAAACACCTGGAACGGGAAAAAGAACATGTAAATAAGGAGCTTTCTGAATACAAGGTAAAAGAGCAGGAATTGGCCAAGCTAAAAAAAGAATTGGAAAAGTACAAGATGGAGTCTGTAACCGATCCTTTGACAGGGCTTTTCAATAGAAAGTTTATGATGAAGAAGATTGAAGAGGAGATTGAGCGATTAAAAAGGTATGGATCGAAGTTTTCCGTTATCTTTTTAGATATTGATAATTTCAAAAGGATAAATGATGTTTATGGCCACATTGTAGGGGATTTTGTCCTGAAATACCTTGCAAATATAATCAAGTCGGAGCTTAGGAAAGTAGATTATGCTTTTAGATACGGTGGGGAAGAGATGGTGATACTTCTTTCGGAGACAAATCTTGAAAATGCTCTAAAATTTTCAGAGAGATTGTTGGAGATCGTAAGGAATACCATTTTTAAATATAAAACTGAAGATCTTAAAATCACGGTTAGTATTGGTGTGGCTGAATTTAAACCGGGTGAAACTATCGAGCAATTGATAGAAAGGGCGGATATGGCAATGCTCAAGGCAAAACAGGCAGGAAAAGATAGGGTGGTAAGTGGATAG
- a CDS encoding DUF4416 family protein, with the protein MVYGGGVRRPQNVVLFNAVMFNPDELGDPLPILEKYFGEVFLKTSLFAFEHTDYYNKEFGSNLYKCFVAHRKIIQPDRIVEMKLKAVEIEDMYKKDGKRRLNLDPGYVAIEKVVAASTKNFTHRIYIGRGIYGDLQLSRRRDRYEPHPWTFFDYKLDEVINFFDTVRKNLMEGIL; encoded by the coding sequence ATGGTTTACGGTGGAGGGGTTAGAAGGCCCCAAAATGTCGTACTCTTTAACGCTGTAATGTTTAATCCTGATGAGCTTGGAGACCCTCTGCCGATCCTTGAGAAATACTTTGGGGAGGTTTTCCTCAAGACCTCTCTTTTTGCATTTGAACACACCGATTATTATAATAAAGAATTTGGATCTAATTTATATAAATGTTTCGTGGCACATAGGAAGATCATTCAGCCGGATAGGATTGTGGAAATGAAACTGAAGGCTGTTGAAATTGAGGATATGTACAAAAAAGATGGGAAGAGAAGGCTCAATTTAGATCCAGGTTATGTGGCAATTGAAAAGGTTGTGGCGGCAAGTACCAAGAATTTTACCCATCGGATATATATTGGAAGAGGAATCTATGGAGATCTTCAGTTATCCCGAAGAAGGGATAGGTATGAGCCACACCCATGGACATTTTTTGACTATAAACTGGATGAAGTTATAAATTTTTTTGATACAGTCAGAAAAAATCTTATGGAAGGCATTTTATGA
- the hfq gene encoding RNA chaperone Hfq: MSKKLNIQDVFLNFVRKKRIPVTIYLINGVKMEGVVKGFDNFVVVLKDDSQKMIYKHAISTISPNEEIADITTLE; the protein is encoded by the coding sequence ATGAGTAAGAAGCTGAATATCCAGGATGTATTTTTGAATTTCGTCAGAAAGAAGAGGATCCCAGTGACCATTTATCTTATAAATGGTGTTAAAATGGAAGGAGTGGTGAAAGGTTTTGATAATTTTGTGGTAGTTTTAAAAGATGATTCCCAAAAAATGATTTATAAGCATGCCATTTCTACAATTTCACCAAACGAGGAAATTGCCGACATCACAACTCTTGAATAG
- a CDS encoding lactate utilization protein, giving the protein MLEIKKWHNTTLAEKTIDSLLKNGFRASYYENSNTALTYIDTIISEHDVIGIGGSMTIIKDLKLLEREVMKNKIILNHNLPDITPEEKHEIRKKQQTSDLFITSSNAITEDGKLVNIDGVGNRVNAMLFGPKKTIIVAGINKIVKNVDDGINRIKRIASPMNARRLGVNTPCATIGYCTDCNSPQRICRVISIIEKRPIPSNIEIILIGENLGF; this is encoded by the coding sequence ATGCTGGAGATAAAAAAATGGCACAATACCACATTAGCAGAAAAAACAATAGACAGCCTCTTAAAGAATGGGTTCAGGGCATCATATTATGAAAACTCAAACACAGCTCTGACATATATCGACACCATTATAAGCGAACATGACGTCATAGGTATCGGTGGATCAATGACCATCATCAAAGATCTCAAATTATTGGAAAGAGAGGTCATGAAAAATAAGATCATATTAAATCACAACCTACCTGATATCACTCCGGAAGAGAAGCATGAGATAAGAAAAAAACAGCAAACTTCGGATCTTTTCATTACATCCTCAAATGCCATAACAGAAGATGGGAAACTTGTGAATATAGATGGTGTAGGAAATAGAGTAAATGCAATGCTTTTTGGTCCTAAAAAAACTATTATAGTAGCAGGTATTAATAAGATAGTAAAAAACGTGGATGATGGAATAAACAGAATAAAAAGAATAGCCTCCCCAATGAATGCCAGAAGGCTAGGGGTAAATACGCCATGTGCAACTATTGGATACTGTACCGATTGTAATTCCCCCCAGAGAATCTGTAGAGTAATATCTATCATAGAAAAAAGACCGATCCCTTCAAATATTGAGATCATATTGATTGGAGAAAATCTTGGTTTTTGA
- a CDS encoding HD-GYP domain-containing protein encodes MEQKFVEIVYELFGIKDLHQFMDISLKKLRDLLHADAGSIFLYSDADNTLIFKYTQNDSIDLPFKEFVMPLDEKSIAGYVGVNKKILNIKDAYEISDSEPYRFNRDFDRFSGYRTRSMITIPLLNRKNDLIGVVQLINKKNEPYYFTKQDEIICHSLSGIIGVSLENSLLYNEIENMWEGFIKASIQAIEARDPITRGHTERVTTLTLKIASEMAKQKDIFPDFTLTKDQYTMLKYACLLHDFGKIGVREYILQKAKKVSEDKLEKIKFKILYAHKAGFIGEDPLSLFEKIKKANEPTVLEADISNILDNLLHLNIEESDGQKIPLLDTDEYNALIVKRGSLTEEERKEMEKHVLYTYVYLSAIPWTKELKDVPKIACMHHEKLDGSGYPFGLKGDEIHPYGRIMAIADIYDALTAKDRPYKKAIPIETALNIIKKEGEENKLDINIINFFIDKKIYE; translated from the coding sequence ATGGAACAAAAATTTGTAGAAATTGTTTACGAACTTTTTGGAATCAAAGATCTGCATCAATTCATGGATATCTCCCTGAAAAAGTTAAGGGATCTTTTGCATGCTGATGCCGGAAGTATCTTTCTTTATAGTGATGCGGATAATACCCTCATATTCAAATACACCCAAAACGATTCGATAGATTTACCCTTCAAAGAATTTGTTATGCCCCTTGATGAGAAGAGCATTGCAGGATATGTCGGTGTAAATAAAAAGATATTAAATATAAAAGATGCTTACGAAATAAGTGATTCCGAGCCTTATAGATTCAATAGAGATTTTGACAGATTTTCCGGTTATCGTACCAGATCTATGATTACAATACCTCTTTTGAATCGCAAGAATGATTTAATAGGTGTTGTGCAACTCATAAATAAAAAAAACGAACCATACTATTTCACCAAACAGGATGAGATTATCTGCCACTCATTATCAGGCATAATAGGTGTTTCACTTGAAAATTCTCTATTGTACAACGAAATAGAAAATATGTGGGAAGGTTTTATAAAAGCCAGCATACAGGCTATAGAAGCGAGGGATCCCATCACCAGGGGTCATACCGAAAGGGTTACAACCCTTACATTGAAGATAGCATCTGAAATGGCAAAACAGAAAGATATCTTCCCCGATTTTACTCTAACAAAAGATCAATATACAATGTTGAAATACGCCTGCTTACTCCACGATTTTGGTAAAATAGGGGTAAGAGAATATATATTACAAAAGGCTAAAAAGGTCTCTGAAGATAAATTAGAAAAGATAAAATTCAAGATCCTTTACGCCCACAAAGCAGGTTTTATTGGTGAAGACCCCCTAAGTCTATTTGAAAAGATAAAAAAAGCCAATGAGCCGACGGTCCTGGAGGCAGACATTTCAAACATACTCGACAATCTGCTACATCTTAATATCGAAGAATCAGATGGGCAAAAGATTCCATTATTAGATACCGACGAATACAATGCACTTATCGTCAAGAGAGGATCTCTAACGGAAGAAGAAAGAAAAGAGATGGAAAAACATGTTTTGTATACCTACGTCTACCTTTCTGCAATCCCATGGACCAAAGAGCTGAAAGATGTTCCAAAAATTGCCTGTATGCACCATGAAAAACTGGATGGTTCTGGTTATCCATTTGGACTTAAAGGGGATGAGATACATCCATATGGAAGAATAATGGCCATAGCAGATATATATGATGCCCTTACTGCAAAAGATAGACCCTACAAAAAAGCGATCCCTATTGAAACTGCGTTGAATATAATCAAAAAAGAGGGTGAAGAAAATAAACTTGACATAAACATTATAAACTTTTTCATCGATAAAAAAATCTATGAGTAA
- a CDS encoding response regulator encodes MRTVLVVDDDANIRLLLRDELWEKGYNVISAVDGDEALISFDEEYVDIVILDIRMPKVNGIEVLKTIRKTNQKVPIIIYTANPDDLPNLSGYGNTVKITKSSDIDNLIKQVELILNA; translated from the coding sequence TTGAGAACTGTCCTGGTTGTGGATGATGACGCAAATATAAGACTACTACTACGGGATGAATTATGGGAAAAAGGGTACAATGTTATCTCTGCCGTTGATGGAGATGAAGCACTGATATCCTTTGATGAAGAATATGTTGATATTGTGATACTCGATATTCGAATGCCAAAAGTAAATGGTATAGAAGTGTTAAAAACCATTAGAAAAACAAATCAAAAGGTTCCTATAATAATATACACAGCCAATCCAGATGATCTACCAAACCTGTCTGGCTACGGCAACACTGTAAAAATCACAAAATCTTCCGATATCGATAATTTAATAAAACAGGTAGAGTTGATACTTAATGCTTAG
- a CDS encoding biotin--[acetyl-CoA-carboxylase] ligase produces the protein MLSRETSDYLASKTLFKHCFIFNELDSTNNEAMKSTYPHYSLIIAEKQYAGKGRSGRKWVSDEGNLYFSIVLPPMPVEQLLPLNISTGYAICDALRNYADVSLKWPNDIVFNNKKLGGILIETKFSGNILEKIVLGIGINVNQLDFSHDIKEIATSLAIITERQYRTEEILWQILNNFEKNYTDLLKKRIDIIEKWCKYSMNFGKMIKIHLDGEKMELIEKGITDKGELIAVDHFGNERKIVLGDIYL, from the coding sequence ATGCTTAGCAGGGAAACATCGGACTATTTAGCCTCTAAGACCCTTTTTAAGCATTGTTTTATTTTTAATGAATTGGATTCCACAAACAACGAGGCAATGAAATCCACATACCCTCATTATTCTTTAATTATTGCAGAAAAGCAATATGCAGGCAAAGGTAGGAGTGGCAGAAAATGGGTATCAGATGAAGGGAATCTCTATTTTAGTATCGTCTTGCCCCCAATGCCTGTGGAGCAGCTTTTACCTCTGAATATCTCCACTGGTTATGCAATATGTGATGCCTTGAGGAATTATGCAGATGTAAGTCTCAAGTGGCCGAATGATATCGTCTTTAATAATAAAAAATTAGGTGGAATACTCATAGAAACGAAATTTTCTGGAAATATCCTTGAAAAAATTGTTTTAGGTATAGGTATAAATGTAAATCAGTTAGACTTTAGCCATGATATAAAAGAAATAGCCACATCACTTGCTATTATCACAGAACGGCAATATAGAACTGAAGAAATATTGTGGCAAATATTAAATAATTTTGAAAAAAATTACACAGATTTATTAAAAAAACGTATTGATATTATTGAAAAATGGTGTAAATATAGTATGAATTTTGGGAAAATGATAAAGATACATCTTGACGGGGAAAAAATGGAGTTAATCGAAAAGGGGATCACCGATAAAGGTGAACTTATAGCTGTAGATCATTTTGGTAACGAAAGAAAAATAGTTTTAGGGGATATATACCTATGA
- a CDS encoding type III pantothenate kinase, which yields MIFAVDIGNTNIVIGVFDKNEIIFNSRLATDYQKTTDEYAAIIMLLLKNSNIEPSNIRGVIISSVVPQLVYTFTKFSKKYLSRDALVVGPGLKTGVPIKLENPKEVGSDRIVNAAAVLKHYRYPAIIVDFGTATTFDVINEAGEYIGGVICPGVKLSATILHQKTAKLPEVEIEKCDRVIGSNTISSIKSGIFFGYLSLVDGIIEKIINEKFKNTDPCIIATGGLGSVFMGESKYLKRYDPNLTLNGLKVIYEKNA from the coding sequence ATGATTTTTGCCGTAGACATAGGCAACACCAATATCGTAATCGGCGTATTTGATAAAAACGAGATCATATTTAATTCAAGGTTGGCCACTGATTACCAGAAAACCACAGATGAATATGCAGCCATAATCATGCTTCTTCTTAAAAATAGCAATATTGAGCCTTCAAATATAAGAGGTGTAATTATCTCATCTGTTGTTCCTCAGCTTGTTTATACATTTACAAAATTTTCCAAAAAATATCTATCCAGGGATGCATTAGTGGTAGGCCCCGGACTCAAAACAGGTGTCCCCATCAAGCTGGAAAACCCAAAGGAGGTAGGCTCCGATAGAATAGTAAATGCCGCAGCAGTGCTTAAGCACTACAGGTATCCAGCCATCATAGTAGATTTTGGTACCGCAACTACATTTGATGTAATCAATGAAGCTGGTGAATATATTGGTGGGGTCATTTGCCCAGGTGTAAAACTATCTGCCACCATTTTACACCAAAAAACTGCCAAATTACCTGAGGTGGAGATAGAAAAGTGTGATAGAGTGATAGGTAGCAACACTATAAGTTCTATAAAATCTGGTATATTTTTCGGATACCTTTCGCTTGTGGATGGGATAATAGAAAAAATCATAAATGAGAAATTTAAAAACACAGACCCCTGTATAATAGCCACAGGTGGTCTCGGATCTGTATTTATGGGAGAATCAAAATATCTTAAAAGATACGACCCCAATCTTACATTAAACGGTCTAAAGGTGATCTATGAAAAAAATGCTTAG
- a CDS encoding tetratricopeptide repeat protein — MKKMLSIFILLSLIYGCSTKDVELAESHYKMGLAYLNSDTDYLSIVEFEKALAINPDDDRIYYAIATFYIKKNRISDAERYIKQALTLKSDDLEYQNLLATIYATKNEPLKAINIWKKIADDPKYPTPEVVYFNIASAYQQMGNLSEAEFNFKKSIQANPRILNTYLTLSNLYIQQKRYIDAETTLKQALDINPTFNQGKYQLARVYYLQNINDKAITLLKEIITSEPNSREAKDSIELLKEIGLR; from the coding sequence ATGAAAAAAATGCTTAGCATCTTTATATTGCTATCTTTGATTTACGGTTGTTCCACAAAAGATGTAGAACTGGCCGAATCCCATTACAAAATGGGTCTTGCTTATCTAAATTCCGACACAGATTATCTTTCCATCGTGGAATTTGAAAAAGCACTCGCCATCAATCCAGATGACGACAGGATATATTACGCAATTGCCACATTCTATATCAAAAAAAACAGAATCTCCGATGCCGAGAGGTATATTAAGCAGGCATTAACGTTAAAATCTGACGATTTAGAATATCAAAATCTTCTTGCTACTATTTATGCCACAAAGAATGAGCCTTTAAAAGCGATCAATATATGGAAGAAAATTGCTGATGATCCAAAATACCCTACACCTGAGGTAGTTTACTTTAACATAGCATCTGCTTACCAACAGATGGGGAACCTTTCAGAGGCTGAATTTAACTTTAAAAAATCTATCCAGGCAAATCCAAGAATTCTTAACACATACCTAACCCTTTCAAACCTATATATTCAACAAAAAAGATACATAGATGCTGAAACAACATTAAAACAGGCACTGGATATAAATCCAACATTCAATCAGGGGAAGTACCAGCTTGCTCGGGTATACTATCTACAGAATATCAATGACAAAGCCATCACATTATTAAAAGAGATAATCACCAGTGAACCAAACTCCAGAGAAGCTAAAGATTCTATTGAACTATTAAAGGAAATAGGCTTAAGATGA
- a CDS encoding helix-turn-helix domain-containing protein, whose product MSNLGSILKNRREELGKDIQNISKELRINQKYLQAIENGEFRSLPSYVHCYGFVRSYIKYLGLDEQEMMNLFTQECPKSIFNPDIKNENAQIFDEVNKEVSKSQIKKRLYTYSTISIVFILIATIYLYSIKKPKIVDNESTAKSLSENFSVSPINDNSDNNSPKTTDNIDSSSNQLDNNAILQQLYDNSASPKDNSADNKTVLKQIKLSFYNTCWVNVKIDNKTELDFIAKPGYTKEFTFKDFFIIDIGDASAISISYNNQTIGGLGKPRESIKNLYFTLNNDKLTYTKK is encoded by the coding sequence ATGAGCAACCTCGGCAGCATTCTTAAAAATCGAAGGGAAGAACTTGGTAAAGATATTCAAAATATTTCAAAAGAGCTAAGAATAAACCAAAAATATCTACAAGCGATTGAAAATGGCGAATTCAGGTCTTTGCCCTCCTATGTTCATTGCTACGGTTTCGTCAGAAGCTATATAAAATATCTGGGGCTGGATGAACAGGAGATGATGAATCTATTCACACAGGAATGCCCTAAATCGATATTTAATCCTGATATAAAAAATGAAAATGCCCAGATATTTGATGAAGTAAATAAAGAAGTATCAAAGTCACAAATAAAAAAGAGACTCTATACATATTCCACCATATCGATAGTTTTTATCCTGATTGCAACGATATATCTATATTCGATAAAAAAACCTAAAATAGTGGATAATGAATCCACAGCAAAATCTTTATCTGAAAATTTCTCAGTATCACCAATCAATGATAATTCAGATAATAATTCTCCCAAAACAACTGACAACATAGATTCAAGTAGTAACCAACTGGACAACAATGCAATACTACAGCAATTATATGATAACTCAGCATCACCAAAGGATAACTCAGCAGATAATAAAACAGTTTTAAAACAGATAAAACTCTCATTTTATAATACCTGTTGGGTTAATGTGAAAATAGATAACAAGACAGAGCTGGATTTCATAGCAAAACCAGGATATACGAAAGAATTTACTTTCAAAGATTTTTTTATAATAGATATAGGTGACGCATCTGCCATATCAATAAGTTACAATAATCAAACTATTGGAGGTCTGGGTAAACCAAGAGAATCTATTAAAAACCTTTATTTCACTTTGAATAATGACAAACTAACATATACAAAAAAATAG
- a CDS encoding cysteine desulfurase family protein codes for MIYLDNVAGTKPDPRVVEKMLPFLTDKYGNPSAHFYPLGRESFQAINEARENVANLINAESDEIIFTSCGTESNNLAIKGVANSFKYEGKKHIVISEIEHFSIQNSTAKLSNQGYKTTKLKVDNNGKINLEDLKKAITGDTLIVSIMHANPEIGVIQNIQEIGEICKEKGVLFHVDAIASTGHIDVDVKKFNCDLLSLSAQNFYGPRGVAALYIKKGVHISPLFDGGFQENGFRSGSENVPGIVGLGEAARIAKLEMDKYSNNMKYLRDKLINALKGMFSFLHITGDEKDRLPGHVSFWIEYIEGESLLLWYALKGICAASGSACSSNILAEDEDDLAASHVLTAIGVPNDICAGSITFSMSKYTTESEIDEVIKVTPEIVNRLCEMSPYYKK; via the coding sequence ATGATTTATCTTGATAATGTGGCAGGTACAAAACCGGATCCAAGAGTAGTAGAAAAGATGTTACCCTTTCTTACAGATAAGTATGGTAATCCGAGTGCCCATTTTTACCCTTTAGGTAGAGAATCTTTTCAGGCTATAAATGAAGCAAGAGAAAATGTGGCAAATTTGATAAACGCAGAATCCGATGAAATAATTTTTACTTCCTGTGGTACCGAATCAAACAATCTTGCAATCAAGGGTGTGGCAAATAGCTTTAAGTATGAAGGTAAGAAACATATTGTAATCTCTGAGATCGAGCATTTTTCCATTCAGAATTCCACCGCAAAGCTATCCAATCAAGGTTATAAAACCACTAAATTAAAAGTGGATAACAACGGTAAGATAAATCTCGAAGATTTGAAAAAAGCCATCACTGGCGATACCCTTATTGTTTCAATAATGCATGCAAACCCAGAGATAGGAGTGATCCAAAACATTCAGGAAATTGGTGAAATATGTAAAGAAAAAGGTGTTCTTTTTCATGTGGATGCTATAGCTTCCACCGGGCATATAGATGTGGATGTAAAAAAATTTAACTGTGACCTGTTGAGTCTTTCCGCCCAAAATTTCTACGGACCAAGAGGAGTAGCAGCCCTTTATATTAAAAAGGGTGTTCATATAAGCCCATTATTTGATGGTGGATTTCAGGAAAATGGGTTCAGAAGTGGGTCTGAAAATGTTCCAGGTATAGTGGGGCTTGGGGAAGCAGCCAGAATTGCAAAGCTCGAAATGGACAAATATTCTAATAATATGAAATACTTAAGAGATAAATTAATTAATGCTCTAAAAGGTATGTTTAGCTTTCTACACATTACAGGTGATGAAAAGGACAGACTACCTGGCCACGTAAGTTTCTGGATTGAGTACATTGAAGGGGAATCTCTTTTACTATGGTATGCTTTAAAGGGGATATGTGCTGCAAGTGGTTCAGCCTGCTCGTCAAATATCCTGGCTGAAGATGAGGATGATTTAGCAGCCTCCCATGTTTTGACTGCAATAGGTGTACCAAATGACATCTGTGCCGGTTCTATTACATTTTCAATGTCTAAATACACCACAGAATCAGAAATTGATGAAGTAATAAAGGTGACTCCGGAGATTGTAAATAGATTATGTGAAATGTCACCATACTATAAAAAATAA